From a single Lytechinus variegatus isolate NC3 chromosome 9, Lvar_3.0, whole genome shotgun sequence genomic region:
- the LOC121421382 gene encoding extensin-like, with amino-acid sequence MEIGTKGPSPPPTDHPPPPTDHPPPPTDHPPPPTDHPPLPTDHPPLPSDHPPPPTDHPPPPTDHPPDDLNRVKQVMECCFTAALSSQDHKGFLPLG; translated from the exons ATGGAAATAGGAACCAAAGGACCATCACCTCCACCAACCGATCATCCACCTCCACCAACTGATCATCCACCTCCGCCAACTGATCATCCACCTCCACCAACCGATCATCCACCTCTACCAACCGATCATCCACCTCTACCAAGCGATCATCCACCTCCACCAACCGATCATCCACCTCCACCAACTGATCATCCTCCCGATGATTTGAATCGAGTAAAACAA GTAATGGAATGTTGTTTCACAGCTGCTTTATCATCTCAAGACCATAAAGGATTCTTACCGTTGGGGTGA
- the LOC121421819 gene encoding serine--tRNA ligase, mitochondrial-like: IPLSCDFQTKFYKFSAISHFSILKMFVKLRYYDIARQINTFVWRSCSNCKIQSCTTPIKNSAAFERNGERLSRLEIRRHLGTVSHVGKRFSSTSLYTPSSEGEHVPFVLKPELDFNTIMLEEEKFKKSIEAREIKGINISEMISIWNEVCNLEEQKNEMERKRKALNTRAKQLSKQKGEAGTKEKIQLEGRKIREEVKRVNSTLNDLMNRLYPLALALPNHLHNAVPIGEENIEKESFGGKLTSPASQEQHPCLSVHNPMVHPGYQYTEGDLVLKEYDLISSVSSHLTSNGFTRFSMPDMYKPITMEALGLNPENSNESYVVQTSENIMHLAGTSPMGFLAYYMMSVLEASDLPQRSFAVGRHYNASKESSNFEGLHNQFQDSRGEIFGVSEGTEDASNALLFQYLDMLIDLILTFDIPFRTVEVSSRNLLPCMHRMMSVEVWLPSEENYVEVANVCNCTDFISRRLKIRYPINPRESAVQSRKRSFVHTIHGTALKPSVLLSALLDHGALDVKEARS, translated from the exons ATTCCCCTGTCGTGTGATTTCCAAACGAAATTTTACAAGTTTTCAGcaataagtcacttttcaatacTAAAAATGTTCGTGAAACTTCGATATTATGATATAGCACGACAAATCAACACATTTGTGTGGAGATCTTGCAGTAATTGCAAGATACAGTCTTGCACCACGCCCATCAAAAATTCCGCAGCTTTTGAACGGAACGGCGAGAGACTGTCGCGCCTGGAGATTCGGCGTCATCTTGGAACCGTTTCCCACGTTGGAAAGAGGTTTTCATCCACGTCTTTGTACACTCCGTCGTCCGAAGGAGAACATGTCCCATTTGTATTGAAACCTGAATTAGACTTCAACACCATAATGCTAGAGGAAGAGAAGTTCAAGAAAAGCATTGAAGCAAGGGAAATAAAGGGAATCAATATTTCAGAGATG ATCTCTATCTGGAACGAGGTTTGTAATCTCGAGGAGCAGAAGAATGagatggaaagaaagagaaaagccCTCAACACAAGAGCTAAACAACTCAGTAAACAG AAAGGAGAAGCCGGGAccaaagagaaaatccaacttGAAGGCAGGAAAATCAGAGAAGAGGTGAAAAGAGTAAAT AGCACTTTGAATGACTTGATGAATAGGTTATATCCTCTGGCCTTGGCTTTACCAAATCACCTACACAATGCGGTG CCCATTGGGGAAGAGAACATTGAGAAAGAAAGCTTTGGAGGTAAACTCACATCACCAGCATCTCAAGAACAACATCCCTGTCTGTCAGTTCA CAACCCAATGGTTCACCCTGGCTATCAGTACACCGAAGGAGACTTAGTCCTCAAGGAATATGATCTTATTTCTTCTGTTTCATCTCATCTGACATCCAATGGCTTTACAAGGTTCTCAATGCCCGACATGTATAAACCAATTACGATG GAAGCATTAGGACTGAACCCTGAAAACTCAAATGAa TCATATGTCGTTCAGACGAGTGAGAATATCATGCATTTAGCTGGGACATCACCAATGGGATTTCTAG CTTACTACATGATGTCAGTATTAGAAGCCAGTGACCTCCCCCAAAG GTCCTTTGCAGTTGGGAGACATTACAATGCATCTAAAg aatcttcAAACTTTGAGGGTCTTCATAACCAATTTCAGGATTCCAGG GGTGAAATCTTTGGAGTAAGTGAAGGGACAGAGGATGCAAGCAACGCTCTCTTATTTCAGTATCTCGACATGCTGATTGACCTCatcttgacctttgacattcCATTCAG GACTGTTGAGGTATCGAGTAGAAACCTTCTACCATGTATGCATAGAATGATGTCTGTTGAAGTCTGGCTGCCAAGTGAGGAGAATTACGTAGAG GTAGCTAACGTGTGCAACTGCACTGATTTCATCAGCCGTCGTCTAAAGATACGCTATCCAATCAATCCCAGGGAGAGCGCTGTTCAGAGCAGAAAACGCAGCTTTGTACACACA ATTCACGGCACAGCCTTGAAACCATCGGTCCTCCTGTCAGCCCTGTTGGATCATGGAGCATTGGATGTGAAAGAAGCAAGATCATGA
- the LOC121421381 gene encoding extensin-like has product MEIGTKGPSPPPNDHPPPPTDHPPPPTDHPPPPTDHPPPPTDHPPPPTDHPPPPTDHPPPPTDHPPPPTDHPPLPTDHPTPPTDLPPPPTDHPPLPTDHPTPPTDLPPPPTDHPPPPTDHPPPPTDHPPNDLNIVNEAQRCI; this is encoded by the exons ATGGAAATAGGAACCAAAGGACCATCACCTCCACCAAATGATCATCCACCTCCACCAACTGATCATCCACCTCCACCAACTGATCATCCACCTCCACCAACCGATCATCCACCTCCACCAACTGATCATCCACCTCCACCAACTGATCATCCACCTCCACCAACTGATCATCCACCTCCACCAACCGATCATCCACCTCCACCAACTGATCATCCACCTCTACCAACTGATCATCCAACTCCACCAACCGATCTTCCACCTCCACCAACTGATCATCCACCTCTACCAACTGATCATCCAACTCCACCAACCGATCTTCCACCTCCACCAACTGATCATCCACCTCCACCAACTGATCATCCACCTCCACCAACCGATCATCCTCCCAATGATTTGAATATAGTAAATGAA GCACAAAGATGTATATAG